GATGTTTTGCACAATTTTTATCTGCCTCATTTTAGAGTAAAAATGGATGCAGTACCCGGTATTCCTACCTATTTCATCTTTACCCCGATTAAAACTACTGATGAATTCAGACAAGAACTCCGAAAATATCCGGAATATCAAATGCCTTCTGATCCAAATGATCCTGCAAGTGAACCTAAATGGAAAGCTTTTAATTTTGAATTGGCTTGTGCAGAATTATGCGGAAAAGGACATTACAGTATGAGAAGGGTCGTGAAAATTGTGAGTCCGGAAGAATGGGAAAAATGGCATGCTACTCAAAAATCATTTTACCTGACAAGCATTCGAAATACAGATGAAGATCCTTTCAATGGCAAAGCGGTCAAGGCAGATCATATGATCAAAAAAGATTCTACAAATAGTACGACGAATCATCCGATAGATACAACAAAGGTGGTTCCTGCTTTGGATTCGACTACAAAACAGCATTAAAAAATTGAATTAATAATCAATAATTTACCATGTCAGCAAACCATAACACACATCTGGAGACAGACCAACTCATAGAAAAGTTGGGTTACGATGATCATTTTCATGAACATCATCATGGTGATAAATATCAAACCAACTTTCTGACCACCTACCTTTTTTCGCAGGATCATAAAATGATTGCACGGCAATTTCTCATAACGGGAATTTTCTGGGCAATTGTTGGAGCCGGCATGTCTTTAATTTTCAGAATACAGCTTGGTTATCCAGATGCTGATATTTCATGGTTAAGACCATATGCAGGAATAGGAAGGCTTGATGCAGAATTTTATTATGCATTGGTTACGATGCATGGAACCATTATCGTGTTTTTTGTATTGACGGCAGGATTAAGTGGTACATTTAGCAACTTATTAATTCCACTTCAGGTTGGAGCCAGAGATATGGCATCTCCCTTTCTAAACATGTTGTCTTACTGGTTCTTTTTTATGTCATCTGTGGTGATGTTATACAGTTTGTTTATCAGCACCGGCCCGTTTTCTGGTGGATGGACCGGATATCCTCCATTAAGCGCATTGCCTCAAGCCTCTATAGGAAGTGGAGCGGGGATGACCTTATGGTTGGTATCATTGGTACTGTTTGTCGTTTCGGTATTACTCGGAGGGATGAATTATATTACGACTGTATTGAATTTGCGTACAAAAGGAATGACGATGTGGAGAATGCCCTTGACAATTTGGGCGTTTCTGGTGACCGCAATTTTGGCGTTACTTTCATTTCCTGTTTTAGCATCAGGATTTTTCCTATTGATGTTCGATAGAAGTTTAGGTACAAGTTTTTATTTATCAGATATTTTCATCAATGGCCAGGCTTTAGATCGAATTGGAGGAAGCCCTATTTTGTTTCAGCATCTTTTTTGGTTTCTCGGGCACCCGGAGGTTTACATCATTATATTACCTGCGATGGGAATTGTTTCAGAGGTTATGGCAGTGCATGCGCGAAAGCCCATATTTGGTTATAGAGCGATGGTTTATTCCATTCTCGCGATTGGATTTCTGTCATTTATCGTTTGGGCACACCATATGTTTATGTCCGGAGTCAATCCGTTTATTTCCAATTTCTTCGTAGTATTTACACTTATTATTGCAGTTCCTTCAGCTGTTAAAGTATTTAACTGGATCAGTACATTATATGGCGGGAACATTCGATTGAATACGCAGATGTTATTTTCTATTGGATTTGTTTCCATGTTTATATCAGGTGGTTTGACTGGAGTGTTTTTAGGAAATTCTGCCATTGATATTCAACAGCATGATACTTATTTTGTAGTTGCACATTTTCATATTGTAATGGGAGTGGCTGCATTTTTTGGAATGTTTGCCGGCGTATATAACTGGTTTCCAAAAATGTTTGGCAGATTTATGAATGACACTTTGGGCAAAATCCATTTTTGGGTAACCATGGTTGGTGCTTATGCTGTTTTTGGTCCGATGCACTATCTTGGTATGGCTGGAGTTCCGAGACGTTATTATCGCTTTGATAATTTTGATGCGTTCAAGGATTTCGATGATATGAATAAATTTATCACCATTGCGGCTGCAATTACTTTTCTTGGCCAAATGGTTTTTGTCGTAAACTTTTTCTGGAGTATTTACAAAGGCAAAAAAATGACCGAACAAAATCCTTATGGATCAAACGCCCTTGAATGGACAACTCCTATTAATACCGGACATGGAAACTGGCCCGGAAAAATTCCTACTGTTCAAAGGTGGTCTTACGATTATGGAAAAGATGGTAAAGAATTTATTCCACAGCATACACCATTAGCTGAGGGAGAAGAAGAAAGCAGTCATTAAATAGTAATACCAGATACATTGAGACAGACGCAATCAACAGTTGTTAAATACTCTCTTATTGAAGATATTGGAGTATTGGTCAAATTCAAACTTAGTTTGATGGTCGTAATATCATCAGCATTGAGTTATTTGATCCTTGCGAAATCGAATTTTTCGATTCTTGAATTCTCATTGTTGATTGCAGGGGGTTTATTTATCACTTTTGCAGCAAATGCACTCAATCAAAGCCTCGAAAGAGAATACGATAAGCTGATGACGCGCACTGCAAACAGACCCATAGCAGCAGGGCGGATGAGCCTTTCTTTTGGGGTACTTATTGCAGGTGTGTTTTGTACCGTCGGCGTTTTGCTCTTTGTGATGCTCAGCTTACCAGCGGCTGTTTTGGGAATGCTGTCATTTGTAATTTATGCTTTTATTTATACGCCATTAAAGCGATATTCTACCATTGCAATTCCGGTAGGGGCAATCCCAGGTGCGCTCCCGACCTTGATCGCCGGTATTGTAGCAACCAATGGTTTTACTGTTGAGGCAATCTGCATTTTCGGACTTCAATATTTATGGCAGTTTCCACATTTTTGGTCTATTGCATGGATCGGACATCAAGATTATAAAAGAGCAGGATTTAAATTGATTAATGATGTTGATGGGCACCCGGATCCAAAATATGGATTGTATTCTGCAGTCTATGCAGGATTGAGTGTTTTTTTAATTGCAATGTTTCATAGTTTTTCACCCATAAATATTGTTGTACTCATTTGTTTAGTGAGCTTAGTGGCTATATATGCAGCTTACGGCTGGAAATTATACAAAATCAACAATGCTGTTGCAGCCAAAAAGCTGATGTTTGCATCTTTTATTTATCTGCCTTTACTTTTGATTTTATTTTACTTCAATTCTATTTTGCAATAATGGCTTTATTTCAAATGATCGATAAAAATTTAGAACCTAGCAGACTGCATGCGATCAGGTTCGGTCTTTGGATTGCCATGGCTTCAATATTAATGATGTTTGCGGCACTGACAAGTGCATACATCGTTCGTAAGGCAGCAGGTAACTGGTATGAATTCAAACTTCCGGTTCAGTTTTTTGCAAGTACGATGTGTATTTTACTTTCTTCATTTTTTATGGAGCGATCATATAAAAATTTTAAAAACAATATTTCCGCTGGTTACAAATCGGGGATTTTATTGGCTTGTATTTTTGGTATTGCGTTTTTAGTTTTTCAGGTAATATCCTGGAAGGCATTATTTAATCAAGGAATTACGCTTGATTTAAATGTAAGTGGATCGTTTCTTTATGCATTATCGGGATTACATGCATTGCATGTACTCGGCGGAGTTGCTGCTATTATTGTAACATTAATTGTAGCATATTCCATGCCTTTCGAAGCGACACCCGGGCGGATTTTTAAAATGGATCTCGTTAGACAATATTGGCATTTTGTCGATTTGATATGGATTTACTTATTGATATTTCTCATATTACAATAGTTTAAAATTATTCGATGGCAACTGATCATTCTTTACACGCGCAAGATACTCATCCACACGAAGGGTCCTGGTCTGGAGGCAAGGAGCCTTTTAAGGCGAGTTACGGAAAGTTGATGATGTGGTATTTCCTATTATCGGACGCCTTTACTTTTGCAGGCTTTCTTATAGCTTATGGAACTTTGAGGTTTAGCAGTCCAACCTGGCCTGTTCCCGATTTTGTATTCTCTACCTTACCGGGTGGATTTCATCATAAACCATTGATTTTTGTAACATTTATGACTTTTGTTTTGATCGTGAGTAGTGTTACAATGGTTCGTGCTGTTCAGGAAGGACAACGCTATAACAAAAAAGGAGTTGCATTTTGGATGTTGATGACCATTTTTGGTGGACTTACATTTTTAGGTTGCCAGGCTTGGGAGTGGACCACTTTAATGGGCGCCGAACATATGTCAATTCGGGTGAATCCGTTCGGAACACATGTTGAAGCAGGAACTTACATGGATGCTGATGGGCATGATATTAAAGTTGGAGATACATTTAAACCGGGTCAATCTTACCTGATCCACAAACATGGTGACGAGTGGGCTCCATTGCGTTATAAAAACGAAGCAGGAGATATCAAGGAACAGCAATTCGGACCGAAAGCATTTGGTGCATTGTTCTTTTTTATTACTGGATTTCATGGATTTCACGTTTTTAGTGGAGTTGTATTTTTAGCAATCATATTAATCAATGTATTATCGGGGATCTATGCAAACAGGAAAAACCATTATGAGATGGTTGAAAAAATCGGTTTGTATTGGCACTTTGTCGATTTGGTATGGGTGTTTGTATTTCTCGTTTTTTATCTCCTTTAATTCAAAAATATATTTTCAACAATGGCACATTTAAGTTACGAAGAAGCAAAGAAAACCGCGTTTAAAGGGTTTGTACTACTGGGTATTGTTACGGTTGTCGAAGTAATCATTGCATTATTGGGAAAAGGTTATATCGTTGAAGGATTTCACCTTCCTCGTTCTATTATGTACCTAGCGATGATCATACTTTCCTTATATAAAGCATATTTTATTGTCTATGAATTCATGCATATGCGCTATGAAGTACCAGGGTTGGTAAAAAGTGTGTTGTTGCCTACTTTACTACTCATCTGGGCTATCATAGCTTTTTTCTCTGAAGGACATACATGGAATGTTTGGAGGGCGAATGTGAATGACAGGCCAAAACTTACTTTAGAAAAAATGCAAATGCATCATAAAGATCCTGTTGGTGAACCAGCAGCTAAAACAAATGTTATAACAATAGATTCTTTGCATCAAGCTGTGGATACTTCCAATGGCAATAAAGGCATGCATTGATGAGGACTTAACCGAATAATTAAATAGCTTTTGAACAGGAAGATACAACTTGGTCTTATTCTTTTGATCATCATAGGTCTTCCGGCTTTCGCATGGTACTATTTGAACAAGGGTACTCAAATGCGAAAATCTGCAATGGAAAATTTGAGTCCAAAGTCTGAAATGGGCAATTTTCAAACGGTTACAGAAAAGGACTCTCTATATTACAGTCAAAGTTTACAAGGCAAAAGATGGATCGTAGGAATTATTGGTGCAGATTCCATGAGACTTAGTCACATCAAAGCTTTAAGGGATTTGGTGGGGCAGGCAAAACTAGAGTTTGCTGTAAATGTGTTTACCATTATTGGTTTGTTTCAAGGTGAATTGATCACTGAAATGTCTGATAAATTAGAAATTGGCAGAGAAACTGATTGGGTAAAAACTTATATGGCATCTAATCATGTTTTTCCTTTTTCTGCAGATGCTTTTTCGGTACCGGAGTCTCACGCTAACCAGAATATTATTGCCCTTGTCGACGAAGAAGGCAGAATGAGAAATTATTACAAACTTGAAGACAAGGAAGAAATCAAAACTGCCGTAAGAGAAATTCCAGTTTTTCTTAGTTTAAAAAAGTAACATGAGCTGGAGCAATTCATCGATCAAAAAATTAAATGTATTTGCTTATTTAGTTTCAGCTATAGTGTTATTGGTCGTAGCGAGTATGCGCCAAATTAAAATTGAAAGCTCCATTGATTTTAGTTTTCTGCCTGCCTTTCATTCTAGTCTAAATGCGTTTTGTGGTGTTTTATTATTGATTGCGTATTATTTTATTCGCATGAAAAATATTCATGCACACAAGCGATTTATGACGGCAGCCATTTTATGCTCTTCAGCCTTTTTAATATCTTATGTATTATACCACGTTACTACACCTGAAGTGAGATTTTGTAAAGAAGGTGGGATACGAACAATTTATTTTATATTATTAATTTCTCATATTGTTTTGTCTGCCTTTGCTTTTCCATTTATACTTTTTACTTACATCAGAGGATTGACTCATCAGCATCCGGCACACGAGCGGATGGCGAGATGGGTATTTCCGATTTGGTTGTATATTTGTTTTTCAGGCCCTGCTTGTTATTTGATGTTGCGACCCTGTATGATTTAAGCCCACTGCACTATGATCAATTATATGAAATTTATTTTCACTCTTATTCTTGTTATACTGGTGGTTTCGAATGATATATTTGCGCAATGCCCAATGTGCAGAATGGCCGCAGAATCCAATTTAGAAAGTGGAGGATCTGCAGGTAAAGGTTTAAATACAGGAATTTTGTATTTGTTGGCGATACCTTACCTTATGGTTTTTGTCTTGGCTATGATATGGAGGAAACACCGTTCCCGACTTGCAAAAAATTAGTTGCGCTGATAAGGCAAAAAAAAAACCGCTTTGATCCAAAGCGGTTTTTAAATATTATAAAAATATTATTTTTTAAAAAGTATAGCGAATTGCAAATCCACCAGCTTCTTCATTGAAGCCATTGCCCCAACCGATAAAATGAAAAGTTGGGATCCAATCTACGGAGAGATTAATAGGAGCTCCATCAAATTTGTAATCTAAACCCAAATTTCCGCAGACTCCTAAAAAGAAGTTACCATCATCGTCCAAATCAAATTGATAAAAATCTCCGCCCCATGAGCCTAATTGTGCTCCAAAGCCCCAATACCATCTCAAACCATCAACGGATTTGATATCGCTGTGCGTTTGATAAAGGCCAGTTAAACTGAAATAATTGTAATCATAGACTCCTGCACCATAATTGCGATAATTGACAATGGCTTCAACTGCATTTTTTTCATTGAGAAAATGTTTTCCTGTCAATGCCCAACCCCAAGCTGCGCGTAATCCAATTGCATTTTTATATTCTTGTGCAAATGAATTAAAACTCAGAGCTATAAATGCAATGAATAATAAATTTTTAAGCTTCATAAAAAATAGGTTTTAGTGTTTAAGAATACTACAAATATACGATATATTGTTGATTCTTCAAATTGCAGCTTCAATTTTCCAATCTATTGGTTGAATGCCATTTGATTCAAGATAAGTGTTTGCCTTTGCAAAATGATCGTTGCCGGAAAACGCTGTTCCGGCCAATGGGGAGGGATGGGCACTTTCTAGGATCAAATGTTTTGAAGGATCAATTAAACCTCTTTTAGACTTTGCAAAATTGCCCCAAAGCATAAAAACTACATGCTGTTTGTGCTCACTGATGAGGCTAATAACGGCATCCGTAAATTGATGCCAGCCTGAGTTTTTGTGTGAATTCGGCGATTTGTGGGCTACAGTTAAAGAGGCATTTAGCAACAGCACGCCTTGA
The genomic region above belongs to Saprospiraceae bacterium and contains:
- a CDS encoding cytochrome c oxidase subunit 3, which produces MALFQMIDKNLEPSRLHAIRFGLWIAMASILMMFAALTSAYIVRKAAGNWYEFKLPVQFFASTMCILLSSFFMERSYKNFKNNISAGYKSGILLACIFGIAFLVFQVISWKALFNQGITLDLNVSGSFLYALSGLHALHVLGGVAAIIVTLIVAYSMPFEATPGRIFKMDLVRQYWHFVDLIWIYLLIFLILQ
- a CDS encoding cytochrome C oxidase subunit IV family protein codes for the protein MAHLSYEEAKKTAFKGFVLLGIVTVVEVIIALLGKGYIVEGFHLPRSIMYLAMIILSLYKAYFIVYEFMHMRYEVPGLVKSVLLPTLLLIWAIIAFFSEGHTWNVWRANVNDRPKLTLEKMQMHHKDPVGEPAAKTNVITIDSLHQAVDTSNGNKGMH
- a CDS encoding DUF420 domain-containing protein; its protein translation is MSWSNSSIKKLNVFAYLVSAIVLLVVASMRQIKIESSIDFSFLPAFHSSLNAFCGVLLLIAYYFIRMKNIHAHKRFMTAAILCSSAFLISYVLYHVTTPEVRFCKEGGIRTIYFILLISHIVLSAFAFPFILFTYIRGLTHQHPAHERMARWVFPIWLYICFSGPACYLMLRPCMI
- a CDS encoding protoheme IX farnesyltransferase; amino-acid sequence: MVVISSALSYLILAKSNFSILEFSLLIAGGLFITFAANALNQSLEREYDKLMTRTANRPIAAGRMSLSFGVLIAGVFCTVGVLLFVMLSLPAAVLGMLSFVIYAFIYTPLKRYSTIAIPVGAIPGALPTLIAGIVATNGFTVEAICIFGLQYLWQFPHFWSIAWIGHQDYKRAGFKLINDVDGHPDPKYGLYSAVYAGLSVFLIAMFHSFSPINIVVLICLVSLVAIYAAYGWKLYKINNAVAAKKLMFASFIYLPLLLILFYFNSILQ
- a CDS encoding cytochrome c oxidase subunit 3, whose translation is MMWYFLLSDAFTFAGFLIAYGTLRFSSPTWPVPDFVFSTLPGGFHHKPLIFVTFMTFVLIVSSVTMVRAVQEGQRYNKKGVAFWMLMTIFGGLTFLGCQAWEWTTLMGAEHMSIRVNPFGTHVEAGTYMDADGHDIKVGDTFKPGQSYLIHKHGDEWAPLRYKNEAGDIKEQQFGPKAFGALFFFITGFHGFHVFSGVVFLAIILINVLSGIYANRKNHYEMVEKIGLYWHFVDLVWVFVFLVFYLL
- a CDS encoding cbb3-type cytochrome c oxidase subunit I; protein product: MSANHNTHLETDQLIEKLGYDDHFHEHHHGDKYQTNFLTTYLFSQDHKMIARQFLITGIFWAIVGAGMSLIFRIQLGYPDADISWLRPYAGIGRLDAEFYYALVTMHGTIIVFFVLTAGLSGTFSNLLIPLQVGARDMASPFLNMLSYWFFFMSSVVMLYSLFISTGPFSGGWTGYPPLSALPQASIGSGAGMTLWLVSLVLFVVSVLLGGMNYITTVLNLRTKGMTMWRMPLTIWAFLVTAILALLSFPVLASGFFLLMFDRSLGTSFYLSDIFINGQALDRIGGSPILFQHLFWFLGHPEVYIIILPAMGIVSEVMAVHARKPIFGYRAMVYSILAIGFLSFIVWAHHMFMSGVNPFISNFFVVFTLIIAVPSAVKVFNWISTLYGGNIRLNTQMLFSIGFVSMFISGGLTGVFLGNSAIDIQQHDTYFVVAHFHIVMGVAAFFGMFAGVYNWFPKMFGRFMNDTLGKIHFWVTMVGAYAVFGPMHYLGMAGVPRRYYRFDNFDAFKDFDDMNKFITIAAAITFLGQMVFVVNFFWSIYKGKKMTEQNPYGSNALEWTTPINTGHGNWPGKIPTVQRWSYDYGKDGKEFIPQHTPLAEGEEESSH